The proteins below are encoded in one region of Campylobacter helveticus:
- a CDS encoding formyltransferase family protein, which translates to MKVCIAGKNDIAVNALEFLLTFYEPKDLIVVPNQNDEGKDTWQRSLKKVAQKYGVKIVSLEECYSVKDLLFISLEFDLIIKPEKFVSKRLFNIHFSNLPKYKGVYTSIMPILYGENEAGVTLHYIDDGIDTGDIISQRLFKIGLNDTARDLYFKYLKNAFLLFKLEFKKLESGNCKRQKQDLIGSFFTRKSIEFERKLDLNKTSFEIHNELRAFIFEEYQLPQINHFQIVKSRLSKKFIGRKVFKEFDDKFILSGIDGFKIEARKK; encoded by the coding sequence ATGAAAGTTTGCATAGCTGGAAAAAATGATATTGCCGTTAATGCTTTGGAATTTTTACTTACATTTTATGAGCCAAAAGATTTAATCGTGGTGCCTAATCAAAATGATGAGGGAAAGGACACTTGGCAAAGATCCTTAAAAAAGGTTGCTCAAAAATATGGCGTAAAAATTGTGAGTTTAGAGGAATGTTATAGTGTGAAAGATTTGCTTTTTATTTCTTTAGAATTTGATTTAATTATCAAGCCTGAAAAATTTGTAAGCAAGAGGCTCTTTAATATTCATTTTTCAAATTTGCCTAAATATAAGGGTGTTTATACTTCCATAATGCCTATTTTATATGGAGAAAATGAGGCTGGAGTCACTTTGCATTATATTGATGATGGGATAGATACGGGCGATATTATCTCTCAAAGACTTTTTAAAATAGGTCTTAATGATACTGCTAGAGATTTGTATTTTAAATATCTTAAAAATGCTTTTCTGCTTTTTAAATTAGAATTTAAAAAATTAGAAAGTGGAAATTGTAAGCGACAAAAGCAAGATTTAATAGGAAGTTTTTTTACAAGAAAAAGTATAGAATTTGAAAGAAAACTTGATTTAAATAAGACGAGTTTTGAAATTCACAATGAACTTCGTGCATTTATTTTTGAAGAATATCAACTTCCACAAATTAATCATTTTCAAATTGTAAAGTCAAGACTAAGTAAAAAATTTATTGGAAGAAAAGTTTTTAAGGAATTTGATG